GTGGGACGTCATGCCACTAGGCTTGTTGATGTTCAATATACCGCATAACTCTTGATTGGGCATGCTGTTCATGGTACAGGATGCAGGATTTTGCTGCTAACTGTTTCCTGCTGACTGCTCTCTTTTGTCTTGTGCCTGCTTCTGCAAGGCAGTCTCGATCTCATTCAAGATAAGTTCGCGTACTTTGACCATCTTTCCCGCGATCGTGCATCCCGCCGCGCGCGGATGCCCGCCACCTCCCAGTCGGAACGCCACGTCGGAGATGTCCCAGCCAGGCCCAGCACGCATGGACACCTCGATGCGCCCATCATCCTTCTCGCGAAAGACAATGGCTACATCAACTCCCATCGTGCTAGCCAGGAAACTGACTAAGCCATTGCCCTCGTTAGGTGATGCACCGCACTTGCGCATCATGTGCTGATCTATCTCTGTCCACAAGATGCGCCCACGCCGCTGTACATGGGCCAGTGCTTGGCCCCACAGGCAAATAGTCGAGATCGGTTCTCGGTTAAAGACGAGCTCAGTGATTTCGCTGAGCGATGCCCCTGCCTGGGTCAAAGCAATAGCCGTGCGCAATTGCTTGGCACTGACGTTGCTCGTACGGAAGCACTGCGTGTCCGTAATCAGCCCGACAAGAAGCGCCGTAGAAATGTCTTTGTCCAGCGGCACTTTCAGTTGCTTGAGCAACCCATACACGATCTCCGCAGTAGAAGGCAGCAGTTGTACCAGGTTGACTGTGCCGAAACGCGTGTTTGTCACGTGGTGATCAATGTTGATCACCGGTCGGCTGCCGAAAACGCGCTCATCGTACAGCGAGCCCAGGCGCTCGATGTCACTGGAATCTATCGTGACAATGACTTCTTCGTTTGTGGGAGGCTGGGCAGTAATTTCGCGCCAGGAAGGAAGAAAATCGAATTTGGCGGGCACCGGATCGGCGCAAGCCATAATGCACGATTTTCCCAGGTGCCGCAATCCCAGTCCAAGCCCCAGCAGGGAACCGATGGCATCCCCATCTGGGATGATATGGCAAGCGATATAGACCGATTGGGCTGCCTGAAGGTAGCGCTTCGCGCTATTCATGCTCCGCTACTGCTCCTTGCAAAGTTCACTCCCGCTCTTGGGCCGATGCGTCTACTTCATTGCTCGGTGGTGTGTTCTGCAACTGCTCCAAGAGGGACTCTACGCGCGCAACATGTTCCCAGGTATCATCCAACATGAAACGCAGTTCCGGCGCAAAGCGCATTTGAAGACGTTGCGCTAATTCCCGGCGAATGTAACGCGAAGCGTGCTGCAACCCTGCCAGGGCATCGTCGCGCGACTTTTGATCGCCCAGCGCGCTGACGAATATCGTGGCCAGTTTTAGATCGGCGGTGATCTCAACTTTTGTGACCGTCACGTATGTCAAACGTGGATCCCGCACTCTTTGTTGCAGCAGTTCGCTGATTTCTTCTTGGATGCGACTGCTGACTCGTTCTTGACGTCGTGTGGGCATATCTCACAATGGGAGGCACAGTCCCTGCTTAGGCAAGCGCATGCATTGCCTTTTCATGCCACTGTGCCTCCTACCTGTTCCTTTCTATAGAATTCTAATATATCGCCTACGGCAAAGTCATCAAAGCCTTCTACCCCTACGCCGCATTCCAGGCCTGTGTTGACTTCGCGCACATCTTCCTTGAAGCGACGCAGAGAGGCTACTTGGCCCTCGAAGATGACCTTATCGGCGCGGCGGACGCGGACCAGGGCATTGCGTGCGGCTATGCCGTCCATAACCTGACACCCAGCTACTTGCTTTTTGTGTCCGATACGAAAGACAGCCCGTACCTCGGCATGGCCGATGGTCACGTCCTTATAACTGGGCTCGAGCAAGCCCTTCAGAGCACGATCGATATCGTCCACAAGGTGGTAAATGATATTGTAGAGGCGTATATCTACCCCTTCAGACTCAGCCATGCGGCTGGCAGCGGCATCCACTTGCACGTTGAAGCCAATGACAATGGCTTGCGAAGCAACTGCGAGCATGATATCGGATTCGTTGATGTTGCCAAGTCCAGTGTGCAATAACTTGACCCTGAGTTTCTCATCGCCGAGTTTCTCCACAGAGTTGACAATAGGCTCGATGGAGCCTTGTACATCTGCCTTGAGAATCAAGTTGAGTTCTTTCGCTTGTCCAGCCTGTGCTTTGGCAAAGAATTCATCGAGGCTGATCCCGCGCCGTTTCTGCTGTTCAGCCGCTTGCTGGCGACGCAAGGCTTCAGCAGCGGCAAGAGCTCGCGCTTCGTGTTCATCCTTGACCACTCTAAAGGGCTCTCCCGCAGCGGGCACATCGCTCAGTCCCAAGACAACTACTGGCATAGCAGGCGGAGCGCTTTCGATGCGTTGGCCTTTATCATCGAACATGGCGCGGACCTTGCCCGCGAGATCACCAATGACCAAGGAATCGCCAAGGTGCAATGTGCCTTCCTGCACCAGCAAAGTGGCTAAAGGTCCTTTGGTTTTGTCCAAGCGCCCCTCGATGACCGTGCCAGAGGCAAGAGCTTCGGGGTTCGCTTTCAAGTCGGCCATTTCCGCGACCAAGAGGATCATCTCGAGCAATGTCTCCAGTCCGATCTTCTGCTTGGCCGAGACGGGCACGCAAATAACATCTCCGCCATAATCCTCCACGAGGAGTCCTATCTCTGAAAGCTGCCTCTTTACTACCTCAGGATTGGCATTGGGCTTATCTATCTTGTTCAGCGCGACGATGATGGGTACCTGGGCCGCACGAGCGTGGTTAATGGCCTCGATCGTCTGAGGTTGTACGCCATCGTCAGCAGCAACGACCAGCACCGCAATGTCCGTCACCATGGCCCCACGGGCGCGCATAGCAGTAAAGGCTTCGTGGCCAGGGGTGTCTAGGAACGTGATCTTTTTCCCTTGCACCTCCACCTGATAAGCGCCAATGTGCTGGGTAATTCCACCGACTTCGCTGGCCACAACATTGGTTTGGCGAATCACGTCCAATAGAGAGGTCTTGCCGTGATCGACATGCCCCATGATCGTCACCACGGGCGGCCGTGGTGCTAATTTGGCCAGTTCTTCGGCAGTATACTCGCGACGTTTGCGTACGGGCTCTTGGGGCAATTCCTCGACCGGCTCTGGCGGACGCTCCTCCTTGACCTCAAAGCCCAGGTCTGAAGCCACAATTGCGGCTGTGTCGAAATCAATTTCCTGATTGATATTGGCCATCACGCCGCTCTTCATTAACTCGCGGATGATCGTGATAGGGCTAGCTTTCAACAACGCGGCCAGGTCACGTACGGTGATAGATAAGGGGAGCGTGACCACATTTGATGTCGGCGGTGCTTCGGGCTCGGCCACAGCCACAGCTTCGAGAATTTTGGGAGGCTCTGTCTCTGTAGCCTCTGCTGAAACTGCTGCTTTCATAGACGGTTGCGGCACAGCAGGCTTTTTCGTTTTTGCAGGAACTCGCTTCGCAGCAGGCTGGGCAGCACCCGGCACCTTGCCTTCTGCGCTACCGCGTGGAGGCGCTTTCGCATGTCTGGTAGGTTTAACCTTACCAGCCTTAGCGACCTTTACGCGGCCATCTCTCGCAATCTTCGCTCCTTTTTGAGCCTGGCGAGGTCCGGCTTCAGCCGTTTTGGCTTTGCTGGCATCCGATTCCGCCGCGCCCTTGGCTTTGGGAAGTTGGGCGGGCTTTTCCCGAGCGGTCTTGTCCGCTGGCGGATTAACGTCGGATGCAGGCTCTTTGGTTTCTGCATCTATTGAACTGGTATGGGTGGTTTTCTGTTTGGGCATAACCTACCCCCTTTCCTCTTGTACTATTGTCGTTCGGGCGTGCATGGCAATGCGCAGGCCTTTCTAGTCTGCGGGAAAGGAGTTCAGCCTCGGTTGCTTTTTATCAGGCAAAATATGACCTGCAGGGTGAAAACGTACCATCCCTGCTGGGGGAAAGTGGGGAGAATAAGCGAGGGAAGACTAGAGGAAATGGCGCATAAAGATCAATCGGCCATGAGTACTCCCTCGTCCTTTATCTCACCCAGGGTACCGTTTCGCCCCTGCATGGATTTCCTGCCAAATGCAGTCTTCATATGCATCTGTACGTTCCTACCATATCAACCGTGCCGGCTGTCCCGTTCTCCCTTCCTAGAACTCGCTATTCTGTGTCGCTACTAGGCAAATTCTGGCTATAGGCCAGAAGCCGCTCTTTGTCTGCAGGGCTCAGCGTTGTCTTCAGTGCATAATCCAATCGCTGACGCGAGATAGCACCTTCCCAGCAAGCCTTGTTGCGGCACAGATATGCCCCGCGACCAGCAGCTTTTCCCCTCTCATCTATCTCGATGGTTCCCTGAGGGGTACGGACAATACGGATCAGTTCTCGTTTTGGGCGCACCTGTTGACATTGCACACAGGTTCGCAAAGGAATATGTTTGGGTGCCATGCTTTTCTGTTTCTACCAAGCCGTTTTCCTAGTGCTCGCGACAGTGAAGAGCAAACTCGCCTTACCACTCCTCTATTTCATCTTGCCAGTCAACACGGCGGCTGACCCTGCGTTGTTGTAGACGTCCCTTCTTCTTGGCTTTGCCCTTGTGCCGTTTTCCCTCTTTCGGCTCATACTCCTCTTCTTCATACTCGCTTTCGGCTTCCCATTTGATGGCAGGTGATTCTTCGGCTTCAGACTCAACCTCCTGCCCAGTGGCCGCTTCTTCTGCCTCGACAGTAGCCTCTGCTGGAGGGGTTGCTTCCTGTACCAAAGTCGCCTGAGCAGGAATCGTGGCCATTTCTTCACTGGGGGCTGGTTCGGTAGCCAAGGCCCCCTGATCTACACTTGGCTCTGTAGCAAATAGGGCTCCTTCCGCCTCGCCAATCACCTCGGCAATGCCTTGTTCTTCTTGGGCCAGGCTTAACTCTGCCTGTGCCAGAAGCGCTGCGGCAGCCTCGCGTTTTGCTGCCAATTCTCGTTCTCTGGCCGCAGCCTCTGCTGCCTCCTTAGCGCGTCGTTCGATCTCCTCCGCTGCTTCCGAAGAACTCTTGATGTCAATGCGCCAGTTGGTCAACTTGGCTGCCAGGCGGGCATTTTGCCCCTCTTTGCCGATGGCAAGCGAAAGCTGGCTATCGGGTACAACCACTGTGGCGGTCTTGGTCTCGCGATCCAACCACACATGCTCCACCTTGGCTGGGCTGAGCGCATTGGCGATGAATTCCGTCTCCTCTGGAGACCAGGCCACGACGTCGATTTTCTCTCCATTTAGTTCGTTCACAATGTTCTGAATGCGTACGCCCCGCATGCCAACGCAGGAGCCAACCGGGTCAATGCCTGGCTGGGTGGCCGCTACCGCTACTTTTGAGCGCGAACCGGGTTCTCGAGCGATGCCTTTGATCTCGACAGTGCCCTGATAGATCTCCGGAACTTCGTTCTCGAGCAAGCGTCGCAGCAATTTCTGATGGGTGCGTGAAACTTTGATGCGCGGCCCACGGTTTGTCTTCTCTACTTCATAGACATAGGCGCGTAGCCTCTGGTTTGGTGTATATTGCTCGGTTGGGATCTGCTCGCTTTTGGGCAGAATTGCTTCTGTTCTGCCCAGAGACAGGATGACATTCCCAGCAGCATCAATATTGCGCACTGTGCCGAGCACATCCTCGCCCAGACGGTCTGACCAATCCGCGTACAAGGTTTCCCGCTCCGCTTCGCGAATGCGCTGCAGAATAACCTGTTTGGCCGTTTGGGCAGCGATGCGCCCAAAATTCTTGGGCGTCATCTCAATCTGTATGGTACTGCCCAGTTTGGCCATAGCATCAATCTGCCGTGCCTCCTGCAGTGTGATTTGAGTGCGTGGGTCCTTCACCTTTTCCACGATTTCCTTCGCGGCGAAGACGCGTGCTTTCCCTGTATTCGGATCGATCTTGACATCAATGTTTTGTGCAGGCCCAAAGTTGCGTTTGTAGGCAAGGACAAGCGCCTGCTCAATGGCTTCTAGGACCACCTCTTTGGGCAGGTGCCGCTCTGCACATACTTGAGTTATTGCAATGAGAAAATCGTTCTTCAAAACCAAAAACCTCCCGCGAGCAATGCCCGAAAACTCGAACTAGTCCGCTTAACAGACAGCATGTAAGAAGAAAAGTGGGGACAACCCACTTTTCAGCGGTGCTTTTTACAGTCTTACATTATAACAATAATATTCATTTTGTGCAAATACAGGGTAGTGCAATAGGTCTTTGCGCGAAGAATCTTTCCTGCGCATCATGGTAAGCGTTTCCTGATTGACGCAACCCACCAATCAAAGCCTGCCACTAACGCAGAGGGAGCGCATCAATCCCTGAGGTCAGGCTAGCCAGCAGGGCATCCAATTCAGCCAAGGGCACTAGGCGGGAGGCGCTTTCGCTACGTGCCTTGAGTTCTACGCTCTCTTGAGCCAGTGTTTTACGACTCACAGTAATACGCCAGGGGATGCCAATCAGGTCAGCGTCGTTGAACTTGACCCCGGCGCTCTCGTCTCGGTCATCGTAGAGCACCTCGTAGCCGGCTTCTAGCAGATGACGGTACAGTTGTTCTGCAGCAGAATGGACCTCTGGCTGGGTCGCACCTAGAGATAACAAGTGGAACAGATAAGGGGCGACGGAAGCGGGCCAAATGATGCCGTGGTCATCGTGGTTTTCCTCAATAATTGCAGCCATCAATCTCCCCGTACCAATCCCGTACGAGCCCATGACGATAGGACGTTGTTGTCCATCTTTGGCCAGGTAGGTTGCACCTAGTGCTTCGCTGTAGCGAGTGCCCAGCTTGAAAAGGTGTCCTAACTCGATTCCCTGCATCGCTTGCAAGGCGCTGCCGCACTGTGGGCATTGGTCTCCTGCCTGGGCCATGGCGATGTCCGTGATGGTGCTAACAGCAAAGTCGCGCGGGTAGTTCACATTCTTCAGATGATACCCTTCCTTATTCGCACCGGCGACAAAATTGTTGCCTAGGGTAATCGAATCATCAGCAATGACGCGAAACCCCGCCAGTCCGACAGGCGAGGCGTAACCTGGAACAAGTCCAGCGGCCTGCAATTCCGCTTCAGTGGAAGGATGCAACTCGGCGCCCGCTAAGGCATTGGCGAGCTTGACTACGTTCACTTGCAGGTCGCCACGGATAAGGGCAAGCACGATTTCGCCGCGCTCTGTAGTGTAGAACAGTGCCTTGAGCGTCTGCTGAGTGGGCACACCAACAAAGGCTGCCACATCGGCAATTGTCTTGCAACCCGGTGTGGCGATTTCCTCGATAGGGCGTTCCACTTCTGAGATACCAACGGGCTTGGCAAAAGTTGCTTTCTCTACGTTGGCGGCATACCCACAATGGGCACAACGGATCAGGGTATCTTCGCCTGAGGCACAGGGCACCATGAATTCATGGGATTCGGGGCCGCCCATCACTCCCGTATCTGCAACAATAGGGATGGCTCGCACTCCGCAGCGGCGGAATATGTTGACATAAGCCTGATACATCCGTGGGTAGAACTCATCCAGGCTGTTCCGGTCCGGATGGCAACTGTATGCGTCCTTCATGGTGAACTCTCGAGCGCGGATCAGACCTCCACGTGCCCGCGGCTCGTCGCGGAATTTGGTCTGAATGTGGTAAATTATGAAGGGAAGCTGGCGGTAGGAAACGATTTCCCGCCGCAGCAAGTCTGCCACAACTTCCTCGTGAGTCATGGCCAGCACCAGATCGTGGTTGGCGCGGTCGCGGAAGCGTACCAGAGCGGGCCCTGGTGCTGGCGCATCATAGCGCCCTGTGGCGCGCCAGATTTCGGCCGGGTTGACCACGGGCATGTGCACTTCTTGCCCGCCAATGGCATCCATCTCTTCGCGCATGATGCGTTCGATCTTGCGCAGCACACGCCAGCCAAGTGGCAGGTAACTGTAGATGCCGGCTGCCAAGGGGCGGATCAGCCCTGCTCGCAACGAGAGTTGGTGGCTGATGCATTCCGCCTCGGCAGGAACCTCGCGCAGCGTTCGCCCAAATAATTGTGACAGGCGCATATTCTCTAACCTCCTGTTTCCTTGAGCGATATTATACTGCATGGGAGTGCGTATCCACCATTTGCATCGTTCACTCGTGTACTGTATAATAGCAGTCAAGAATCTGTCCATAGACACAATCCCAGAGGAGGTGAGCCATGTCCTACGAGGAAATGGAAGGCGGACCGCAGTGGGAGGGCCGCCGTGAACGCAGGTACGATGAGAAGGAAGAAAAAGAGGAAGAGAAGCGCGAAGAAAAGGAAGAGAAGGGACAGGGATGGGGGCGAGACCCAATTAGTGGCGTTCTCTGGGCTTTGTTCTTGATCGTTGTTGGAGTGATCCTCCTGGCTGAATCGCAGGGATTCATCACCTGGGAGCAGTTTGGCGGGGTGTGGAATCTCGTTTTCCTTGTCGCGGGGTTGATGCTCCTGCTAAAAGCGGTCGTTCGGCTATTGATTCCTGCTTATCGCCGTCCGGTCTTGGGCACGCTGATAGGCGGTATTGTCTTGACCGCAATTGGGTTAGGGGGCATAACCGGTTTTAACCTGACTTTGCCGATTATCCTGATTGGAATCGGACTGGCTATCCTCCTTGGTGGTTTGTTGAGAGGTCGCTGGTAATCCAGGGGCTTGTTCAGTTCGTAGAGACGAAACGCCGCACAGTGCAGGTGTGGATTGGCGGTCGTCTGCACCTGGCGAAAAGCCCTTGCTCATGGTGGACCCAGGTCCAGGCTCATGATCTGATTCCAGAAGTAGCGCAACCGGGTGAGTGGCTCGTCGCGGCCAATGCAGCGGAAGTACGGTGCATCGAAAGCGAGAATGAGATCGCCAATCCTATAGCGCGGCAGGATGGGCGTGGAGACTACGAGGCTGCCCGTTTCGCCGGGATGCATCTCGTGGAGCATGATCAGCCCGCGCTTGGTCTCGACCTCAAAGAGGAACAGATCGTAATTGGGGACCCATGCGCGGCGTTCGTCGCGTTGTTGCCCAAACATGCCCTCTGTCGCTCCATAGATCTCCAGAATGGCTGCTGGGCCATACATTGCCCGCAGTGCAGGCGCGTAGCGGGTGTTGATGCCTGGCACGCTGCCTAGAGTCATGACTTGTACGCGCCACAAATCCTTCGGATAGACCTTGTGCGCTTTGCGTAGATAGCGTCCAAAGGTGATCGCCGTCGGTGCTACACCACCCACGACGGTTACGTTTTCATCCTTACAACGCTCATAAGCCAACTCGAAGCGCCGCTCCCAATCGCGAATGGTTTTCCCACCTCCCAGTGCATCAATCTCGTCCTGAGTGGGGAGGGAGCGCAGCGGCGTGCTCTGGGAAACATGCTTGACATAAATTCCTGAACTATAACCATATTCGACTTCGCGATCCCCCATGCGCACCTTTCCGACCACGGAGGGAAAATTGAGGTTGAGGTTTACACCTCGAAAGATGTCCAGTTGCTTCGTGAGCAACACATAGTTGATGAGAGCGCGGCCAGCACTAACGCGCATCTTCAAATCAGTGCGAGTCATGGGGATGAACTTGGATTCGCCCTTTGTTGTCCCGCGCGTGATGGCCCAGCCGACTGGAGGCTCGTAGAGCAATAGGTCAGTTTCGCCGGCCATGGTACGCTCAATCAAAGGCTTGATATCCTCATAGGTGACAATGGGGAAGGCTTTGCGGTATTCCTCAAGGGTGGTGACCATGCTGGCCTGGTGCTGTTGGCCATAGCCCGTGCGTGCATAGCCTTGCAGCAGGCGCTGCAATACCGCTTGTTGCGCGGCGCCAGGATCAGCCAGAGCCTGATACCAGGGCTGCACAAACCCCCTCAGCATCTCCTCCATGCCAGGCAATATAGTTGTTTGCATGTGTCCCCTCCTTTTCGTAGTGCCTCAGGTGTTTTTGTCCAGACAACTTTTTAACGCTTGTGCACCAAGAAGGCCAATTCCGTGGCGAATGCAAATCTCTGCACTGACCAAGGTCTGCCTGCTATTAATTCCCAGAACCTTTCCTCATAATTCTGCACCATTCCCTTTTCCCTTCCGCCAAGGCTGCGCACTGGGAATGAGATCAGCAGGTAATTGGACTGTACTGCATCCAGAAGCCTCACACTGGCCGATTTGTCCAGTTGTTCCAGACAAGGCAGGCTTTTTAAGATGAGGGCGAGATCAGCTTGCTCCACAGGGGGAGAATGGGCGATGTCGCAGGCATATGCTTGACCCCGCACTCCTATAATCACCAGGAACTCGTTCAGAAAAGCCGCGAGGTCCGTGTACATGTCATAGGCATAGTATTGGATGTCCTCGCTAAAGTCCATCCATGGTATTGCCAGTGGATTGAGCCCACAGGCAATATCGAGCACAACACGGATAGGAGGGAGGCCAGAGAGAGTACGCGCATAGAACTCATCGAGGATGCTCAGGCGCTCTCTGGTGGAGGAGTGATGCCCCATGATGTTCGTGCATACGCGGCGCAAAGCGGCGCCGTCCGCCCTTTCCGCTGCCTCTTTCAGTTCATCCAGCCAGCGTACATAGCGAGTGCCGGCGTCAAAGTACGCTCCACCAACCTGATGCAGCTTGTTCTTGGTGGCTTTCAATGCTTCCTTCCAGTTTCGCCGCATCACCAGTTCTCGTGAGGCGATGTTGCGAATCACGTCTGGGCACACATTGCGGTATTTGGGACTGAGCAGGACAGCCTGCACAACGCTGTCCAGCGCATTCGCATCGTGTCTCATCCCATGTTCATCTCTCTCAGGCGTGCCATGAGCTGCATCACAAAGCGCAGGTTGTGCATCGTGGCCAATCTATGGAACAAACTGTCATTCACTTTGAACAAATGGTGCAAATAAGCACGGGAGTAGTGGGAGCAGCAGAGGCAATCGCAGTAGGGGGAAATGGGCTGGTTAGCCTTCATGTTCTTCGCGTCCTGGATATACAGATGCGTGTACCAATCGTCTGCTAGCGTGCTGGATTTTGGCTCGCTGGTGAACAGATATAGCCGGCCATGTCGCGCATCCTTAGTGGGCATGGTGCTGTCAAACAGGTTATAGCCTATCCTGGCGCAGGTTACGATGTTGGCTGGCTGGCCCACGCCCAGGGCGTGCATCGGGAAGTTGGCTGGGATCAGTTCGCGGGTATATGCGATGATTTCTTCCAGCAAGTTGCCTGCGCTGTCCAGTGGCCATCCACCCAGCCCGAATCCGTCGAATCCTATTGCGAGCAACTCTTCGGCGCAGCGCTTGCGCAGATCGCGGTAGCCACCGCCTTGGACGACGGCAAAAAGGAGCGGACGCGCTCCCTTCTCCAAGCCTCGTAGTTCCATCTGGCGCTCGAACTCCGCTTTGCACCGTTTGGCCCACTTGATTGTTCTTTCCACCGATGCTTGCTGTATGGACAAGGGCTGATTCACATCCGTGCAATCGTCGAGGCAGATGACGAGGTCAGCACCATAGTCTACCTGTAGTTGGATGCTCTTCTCGGGCGTGAGGTAAAAGCGGCGCGAGGCTCCCTCTGGACGGAAGAGCATGCCGCGTTCGGTTAGGCTGCCATACTTGGGGTTTTGGTGGATGAGCGAATAAACCTGAAAACCACCCGAATCTGTGACGATGGGCTTTGGCCAGCCGAACATGTTGTGCAATCCGCCCAGTGCTTTGATCGTGGAGGAGCCCGGCCTTTGCATCAGGTGGAAGACATTCATTTGGAGCGCTTGCACCCCACATTGCAGCAAGTCGTTAGCATCCAATGAACGGACTACACCATGCGTGGCATCTGGCAGGAAGACAGGCAACTGCAATTGCCCCCGCGGCAACTCCAAAACGCTTGTCCCCTTGTAATTGTTCTTCATGCCACAGTGCCTTTTGCTCATGTTGAATTGCTATCCCCGTAGCAAGATTATTGATGAAAGCGCAGCGCCTCGGTGCTCTGAATGGAGATACCATACGCCAAGCAGAATGAAGAGGTGCAGCATGGATAAGTATATCATAGGTTACGATATGCACAAACATTGCTCCCGTCTGCGCTATTCTGAACCTAGCCGATCAGCAACTGGGGCAACACCGTATCCAGCATGTTCTTGGGGCGATGCAGCGTTTTCCAAGATCCTTCACGTCGTTGAGCATGACCAAGGGGACTTTTTCAACACCCTCACCCTCTGTTTTGACTTTTGTATAGAATTGGCTATGATAATTGTATCAAAGTCCTCCGACCCATTTTCTCCCCCTGGGAGGGATGGGCGATAGGGTGTGGGGAGCAATCCCGGCGCCTGCCGTGTTTGCAAAGGAGGCAACAGTAGCCACTTGCGGCGACTGTTGCCTTTTGTCTTAAAATAGGCAGATGTTTCTGCCTCAAAAATCTCAAAGAGGAGGAAAGAGCATGTGGATTCTAAGGTTGAACATGAATGACCGCACCTATCGTCTGGACGAAGTCCCGCAGGCTTACCAACACCTTGGTGGCCGCGGCATGACTTCTACCATCGTACACGACGAAGTCCCTCCATTGTGTCACCCTCTAGGCCCCAACAACAAACTCGTTTTTGCTCCTGGTATTGTAACCGGTACCGCCGCTCCAACCTCGGCACGCATCTCTGCCGGTGGCAAATCGCCGCTCACCGGCGGCATCAAGGAGACCAATGCCGGCTCCTCATGGGCACCAGCCTTGGCGCGCATGGGCATCAAAGCGCTGGTGGTGGAAGGACAGCCTAAGGAGAAGGGCAAGTACTGGATGGCCCATCTGACCTGGGATGCCGACGCGGGCAAGCCCAAGGTAGAGTTCCTGCCCGCCGATGAGTACACAGGCAAAGGGCTCTACGAGGTCTTCCCGCAGTTGTACGAGCGCTTTGGTCCGAAGGCGTCCATTGCCGGCTGCGGCGTGGCGGGCGAGTATGGCTGTGCTGGCGCTGGCGTCGTCTTCAATGACCTGGCGAAGCGTCCTAGCCGCTATGCGGGACGCGGTGGCCTGGGCGCGGTGATGGGCAGCAAGGGGCTCAAGTTCATCGTCGCTGATGATACAGGCGCTCCTGGCGTGAATATTGTGGACAAGGCATTGTTCGATCAGGGTCGCGCCAAGCTGACCGATGCGCTGCGCGAGCATGCCATCACCAAGCCCAAGGGTGGACTGAACACCTATGGCACTGCCATCCTGATCAACATTCTGAACGAAGCTGGCGGCTTGCCCACGCGCAACTTCTCCAGCGGGCGCTTTGAGGGTGCTGCCAAGATCGCGGGCGAAGCGCTCTTCGAGGGGAACAAGCAGCGCCTGGGCAAGGAACTCTACAACCATGCCTGCAGCCCTGGCTGCATCATCCAGTGCTCCAACACCTGGCACAAGCCAGATGGCACAGAGCACGTTTCCTGCCAGGAGTATGAATCCATCTGGGCCTTTGGTGCCAACTGCGGTATTGACAGCCTGGACGATACCGGCGAACTGATCCGCCTCTGCAACGACTATGGCTTGGACACCATCGAGATGGGCGGAACCATTGCCGTGGCCATGGAGGCAGGATTGGCAGAGTTTGGCGATGGGAAACGCGCTATTGAACTGATGCATGAGATCGGCAAGGGCACGCCTCTGGGACGCGTGCTGGGCAACGGCGCCGTAACGACGGGCAAGGTGTTCGGTGTAACGCGTGTGCCCGCGGTCAAGGGACAGAACATGCCCGCTTACGAGCCGCGCGCCGTCAAGGGCATTGGCATCACCTACGCCACCAGCACCATGGGCGCTGACCATACCTCCGGCTATACCATCGCCCCCGAGATCCTGAGCGTCGGCGGCAAGGCAGACCCGCTCAGCCCAGAGGGCAAGGCAGCGCTGAGCCGCGCCTTCCAGGCCACCACCGCCTTCATTGACTCCACCGGGCACTGCCTGTTCATCGCCTTTGCCATCTTGGACATCGCCAGCGGCTTCGAGGGCATGATGGAGGAGTGCAACGGCGTGCTGGGCACCAACTGGAAGTCGGAGGATGCGGCCAAACTCGG
This genomic stretch from Chloroflexota bacterium harbors:
- the nusA gene encoding transcription termination/antitermination protein NusA, which translates into the protein MKNDFLIAITQVCAERHLPKEVVLEAIEQALVLAYKRNFGPAQNIDVKIDPNTGKARVFAAKEIVEKVKDPRTQITLQEARQIDAMAKLGSTIQIEMTPKNFGRIAAQTAKQVILQRIREAERETLYADWSDRLGEDVLGTVRNIDAAGNVILSLGRTEAILPKSEQIPTEQYTPNQRLRAYVYEVEKTNRGPRIKVSRTHQKLLRRLLENEVPEIYQGTVEIKGIAREPGSRSKVAVAATQPGIDPVGSCVGMRGVRIQNIVNELNGEKIDVVAWSPEETEFIANALSPAKVEHVWLDRETKTATVVVPDSQLSLAIGKEGQNARLAAKLTNWRIDIKSSSEAAEEIERRAKEAAEAAARERELAAKREAAAALLAQAELSLAQEEQGIAEVIGEAEGALFATEPSVDQGALATEPAPSEEMATIPAQATLVQEATPPAEATVEAEEAATGQEVESEAEESPAIKWEAESEYEEEEYEPKEGKRHKGKAKKKGRLQQRRVSRRVDWQDEIEEW
- the infB gene encoding translation initiation factor IF-2, which translates into the protein MPKQKTTHTSSIDAETKEPASDVNPPADKTAREKPAQLPKAKGAAESDASKAKTAEAGPRQAQKGAKIARDGRVKVAKAGKVKPTRHAKAPPRGSAEGKVPGAAQPAAKRVPAKTKKPAVPQPSMKAAVSAEATETEPPKILEAVAVAEPEAPPTSNVVTLPLSITVRDLAALLKASPITIIRELMKSGVMANINQEIDFDTAAIVASDLGFEVKEERPPEPVEELPQEPVRKRREYTAEELAKLAPRPPVVTIMGHVDHGKTSLLDVIRQTNVVASEVGGITQHIGAYQVEVQGKKITFLDTPGHEAFTAMRARGAMVTDIAVLVVAADDGVQPQTIEAINHARAAQVPIIVALNKIDKPNANPEVVKRQLSEIGLLVEDYGGDVICVPVSAKQKIGLETLLEMILLVAEMADLKANPEALASGTVIEGRLDKTKGPLATLLVQEGTLHLGDSLVIGDLAGKVRAMFDDKGQRIESAPPAMPVVVLGLSDVPAAGEPFRVVKDEHEARALAAAEALRRQQAAEQQKRRGISLDEFFAKAQAGQAKELNLILKADVQGSIEPIVNSVEKLGDEKLRVKLLHTGLGNINESDIMLAVASQAIVIGFNVQVDAAASRMAESEGVDIRLYNIIYHLVDDIDRALKGLLEPSYKDVTIGHAEVRAVFRIGHKKQVAGCQVMDGIAARNALVRVRRADKVIFEGQVASLRRFKEDVREVNTGLECGVGVEGFDDFAVGDILEFYRKEQVGGTVA
- a CDS encoding YlxR family protein, whose protein sequence is MAPKHIPLRTCVQCQQVRPKRELIRIVRTPQGTIEIDERGKAAGRGAYLCRNKACWEGAISRQRLDYALKTTLSPADKERLLAYSQNLPSSDTE
- the rbfA gene encoding 30S ribosome-binding factor RbfA, whose amino-acid sequence is MPTRRQERVSSRIQEEISELLQQRVRDPRLTYVTVTKVEITADLKLATIFVSALGDQKSRDDALAGLQHASRYIRRELAQRLQMRFAPELRFMLDDTWEHVARVESLLEQLQNTPPSNEVDASAQERE
- a CDS encoding bifunctional oligoribonuclease/PAP phosphatase NrnA — translated: MNSAKRYLQAAQSVYIACHIIPDGDAIGSLLGLGLGLRHLGKSCIMACADPVPAKFDFLPSWREITAQPPTNEEVIVTIDSSDIERLGSLYDERVFGSRPVINIDHHVTNTRFGTVNLVQLLPSTAEIVYGLLKQLKVPLDKDISTALLVGLITDTQCFRTSNVSAKQLRTAIALTQAGASLSEITELVFNREPISTICLWGQALAHVQRRGRILWTEIDQHMMRKCGASPNEGNGLVSFLASTMGVDVAIVFREKDDGRIEVSMRAGPGWDISDVAFRLGGGGHPRAAGCTIAGKMVKVRELILNEIETALQKQAQDKREQSAGNS